The genomic DNA CGGCCTTGGCGAGGCCGAAGTCGGTCAGTTTGATGAGTCCGCCTTTGGCGATCAGCATGTTGTCGGGCTTGATGTCGCGGTGGACGATTCCGGCCTCGTGGATAGCGGACAGCGCGCTGCACGCCTGCACCATGACGTTGATGGCTTCTTTCGGTTTGAGCCCGCCCTTGCCGGAGAGGTACTTGTGCAGGCTGGGCCCGTCGATGTATTCCATCGCGATGTAGGCTTTGCCGACGCTGGCGCTGATGTCGTATATCGCGATGATGTTCGGGTGCGAAATCTTCGCGGCTGTGCGCGCTTCTCGGACGAAGCGTTGTCGGAATTCTTCGGAGCTGTCGACGAGGTTGCCAAGAAACTTGAGCGCGACAGGGCGCTCGAGTTGCGAGTCTTTCGCGAGATAGACGACGCCCATGCCGCCGCGGCCCAGTTCCTTCTCGAGCACATACCGCCCGCCCAGGTTCGATTCGACGGATTGCATGACTTGCGTGGCGACGGCGGCCGCGGCGCCCGGAGCGGCAGAGCCGGGTTGCGGCGTATAGACTGTCGCCGCGCCGACGATGTTCTGACCGCTTTGCGCGGCCATGGAAATGCGGGACGCGATGTTCGAGATGCGCGTCGCGACGTCCTTGAAGCCGACGTTTACGGTGCGGATTTTGAGGAGAATGTCGCGCGATTCATCGAGTTTGCCGAGTTGTTCAAGGGCGAGCGCCCACATGTAGAAGTACTCGGTGTTGCCGGTGTCTACGCGTTTGCCCAGCAAGTGGTTCTCGAGCGCGGCGGCGCAGTGGGCGTAGTCGTGCAGTTCGTAGAAGCAACGGCCGAGGAGCGCGCGCGACTGATCGAAGTTGGCATGGTTCTCCGGGAGCTTTTGCAGGACCTTGATGGCGGGCTCGTACCGTGCGGCGTGCGCATAGGCCACGCCCGCGCGATAGACTTCTCCCGCACGTTCGAAACACTCGCCCGCGCGCACCGCGTCGGAAGCGCGCGCGAACATTTCGCCCGCATTCATGAAATCGCCGGCCTGCGCGTAGGCGGTGGCGGATTCACGCCAGTTTCCTTTGGCCTGATGGAAGCGGCCGGCGATTTGCGCCGCTTCCTTTTCTTTTCCTGCCTGCCGTTTGCAGTTTGCTGCGTCTTCGAGTTTGCCCGCGAGCAGATAAACTTCACCGGCGCGATCGAAGTTGCCAACTTCCTTATACAGTGTCGCCGCGTGATCGTAGCGCTTTGCGGTTTCGAACTGCGCGGCGAGCAGGGGCACCAGACCCTTGCGCTGGTCGGCGGAGATCTTCGATTTGCCCGGTTCGGTATCGAGGACCTTGATGCACTCGTCCGCGGCGGCGAGTTGTGCGTCGGCGGTGTCTTTCGGATTGGAGAAATAGTTCTTGTAGGCTTCCATGGACGGGCCGTAACTGCCGGCCTTGGCGTAAACGCCCGCGGCTTTCGCGATGAGGCCCGAGCGCTCGTAGGCCTTTGCGGCCTCGACGAATTTGCCCTTCTCCGCGAAGAAGTTGGCGGCGTTGCCGAAGTCGCCTTCTTTCATCAGCATTTTCGCGGCCTTGAGCGTGTTGCCGGTCTTTGCGAGTTCCATGGCGCTGCGCTTGCGGTCGCCAGCCTTGCGGAACCACTTCGCGGCTTCCTTGTGGCGGTTCATAGAGGCGTAGACTTCGGCCATGCGCATGTAGTTCTTGGCTTTTTTCAGAGGCGCGATCGTGGCGTCAATGTCGCGCGCGGCCATGAGGGTCTGCTGGAATTCGTTGCCGCCTGCGGCATTCTGCAGTGCGCGGACGTCCGCGGAATCAATCAGCGAGTCGCCGCGGAACCCGCCGCCGCGCAGGACCTTAATCGCGCGACGCAGGATCAGTTGGATGACATAGAGGAAGACAAGCGTGAGGACGAGTTTGATGAGGGGAATGATGAAACCCGGGAGCGCAGACGCGTTAAAACCGATCTTTTGAAAGATCGGCAGCAGGATTGTCATGCCTAGAAAGTCGTTCCAATACCAACTGATCAGACCCATTCGCGCCATCCCCATGCCCAAGGCGGGCGGCTCGCCACCAACAAGGCAGCCATCATACTACGAGGGCGGGGTCGCGTCACAAGGAGGGGATCTGGCTTTTCGTCCGCGGCAAATCGTGCAGCGTGGGGTCGTCGACTTCGAGAAGTTTGAATCGGCCATCAACCTGGAGTTGGCGCCAGATCGCCAGCGGATCGATTTCCGCGGCCTGATTCAACAGGGTGCGCGCAGCGGTAAGTCTGCCCAGTTGGGCGTCGGCGGCGGCGCCCTCGTACAAGAGATCGAAACCGCCTTGCCCGTCAAGGAGCGCTTTGGTGTACGTGTCGGAGAGGACGCTCAATTCGTCGAGGTTCCAAAGTTGCGCCGCGAGGGCGTCACGCCGTTGGCGCGTGTCGAAGGAATCGTGGGCGGCGAGGCTGCCTGACTTGAACTCCACGGCGATGCTATTGCGGTGCAGGTCTTCGGCAATCAAATCGATGGAGACCTGCATATCGCCATCGGATTCGGCGAGGCTGATGAAATTCGCTACGTACTCCTGCGCCTTCTCGCGCTGTCCCGCGCGCGCGGCCGCACGGGCGGAGGTAAGCCATGCGCCGGCGTCGTTCGCGCCGTAGGCGCGCGCCAGTTCCGCGATGGACGCAGATTCGGCGGCATTGTCCTGACGGCGATAGGCTTCGGCGAGGGGTAAAAGCAGTCCGACAACGGTTTTGTCGAACTCAGGGTCGAAATAGCGGCTGCCGGACTTGGCCGGAACGACGGCGTCGACGGGGCGGGACTCGTTCACGCCGTCGCGCGGGTAGTGCAACACGACGCCGTCCCGTTTACCGCGCGCGGTGAGCCATGCGGTCGACACGCCCGCAAAACAAACCGGGCTGCGTGTGAAATTGTCACGCATGAATTCCCAGAGCATGAGATCGAGAAAGTCGCTGTCGCGTACGGAACCGAGCTTCAGGCGAATGTTAAGTTCCGCGAATTCGTTGGGGCGTTCGAGGGGCCAGCGTTTCCAGGCCTCGACCGGTGGAAATTCGCCGGGGACATCGAGTCTTCCGGCGTACTTTCGGTGGAGGTGTTCCCTCCATTTCGATTGTTCGAACGCGTGGACGGGTATGACGATGACGTCCTGACGCACGCCCCCGGAAATCTGTAGCGTTCGCAGCAGCGATGCGGTTCTCGAGTCGCCGACAACCAGCGCCGCGTCCGCCGCGCAGCTATCGAGTATATCCATGCCTACGGCGTCCGCCGTTACGCCATTCGTGGCGGGCAAGGATCGATATTGGAATACGAGCAAGACGATCGATGCGGCGAGTATCGCGATTGCGATCGAAATGGTCCGGCCCGGAACGCGAATCATCATGCGCGCGATCCAGGCGATCCCCCAGCCCGCGGCAACGCACACGCCCGCGTACGCGATTCCGGCGGCGGCCTGAGTGTCTCGCAGGACATACGGCGAGACGTGTTGATTGGTCAGCGCGGGCCAGAACGGTCCCATGGCGAGAAAGATCATCGCCCAGGAGACGGCCGCGCCGCGCATGCCGCGGATAAATAGGGCGGTCAGGCCGGCGATCGTCGCACCGAGAATGCCCCAGGAGAATTGCGGCTGCAACTCGAGCCCAAACCCGAATTGCGGCATGCCGTCCCCGATAGCTGGAAACGCGGTGTGCATAGCGTGCGCGGCGAATTCGGAGAGCGATTCGCCGGAAATGAACGAATGGACCAGCGGAATACACGCCGTCAGCGCGAAACCGCCGAGCATCGGCGAGAAGATGCGCGTGACGCGCACGTGTTCACCCAACTCGCCGAGCGCGGCAAGCAACGCGACGAGGTACACAATGGCGAACGACGGATCGTTCGAAGACGCGAGCCCGAGCAACGCACCGGAGTAGAAGAGCCAGCGCGCGCCCGTGACGTGAATGGCGTGTTGCAGGAATCCGATGCCGATGAGCGCAAGTAGTACCGTCAGGACGGCGGGAGACGCACTGGTGCTAAGGCGCATCCAGGCCGGCGTGAACGCCAGAAAACTGCCTGCGGCGGCGCCGCAGAGCGCAATCGCCGCATCGGGAACTTTGCCGCGCAATGCCTGGGCCGTCACCGTCGCGAGCGCGCCGCACGAAAGGGCGCCTGCAACCACCGACGCGGCGACAGTGCACGACGCGCGGTCGAGGAAGGGAATGGCGACGAACGCGCGCGTGTACCAGAGGGAAAGCAGCGGCGCGCGATACGGAAAGCTGAGGTCGAGATAGGCGCCCTGCCACGGGCCGAAAACGACGCCGCCTTTGACCGCGAGGACGCTTGCGACGACGGCAACGACTGTCGCGACAATCGATGCCGTAACCAGCGGCCAACGCGGGTGCTCGGGGAACACAGCGCGAACCAGGTCGTCACCGGAAATCTCGGAACGACCGGCAGACGGCTCCGCGTCAAGGGATTCCAAGTTGTTATCAGTTGACACCGCAGAGGTGCTCCCGCCCCGCGAGCGACGGACGTAGTATAGCATAAGTAGCGTGAAATGAATAGCATGCGGCGCTTGTGGGGTATGGGGGCTGCCGACGGCCCAGGTCTGGTGCGTCGAATGAGCGCTGCTTCCAAAGGCTTGTGGCCGATCTCGCGGCGCGCTTATGGTTGCCAACCAAGGGGAGGTTATAGGAGGATTCCGGCTTCTTTCGTTCCAAAGCGGAGTTTCGACATGCGAGTCAAATTGGGGATTAGTACCGGGTTCGCAATAAACCGGTTTCCGGAGCCCGACGACTGGGTGGGAATCGTGGCGGACGAGTTGGGACTGGATACTGTGCAGTTTACGGCGGACCTGCTGAACCCGTTCCTGCCGGGGGACCTCGTCGCGCGGGAGGTGGAGACGATCGCCGGGCTGTGCGCGCGGAAAGGCGTTCGCGTGCAGACCACGTTTACGTCGCAGTTCACCCGCGTCAACCACCTGATGCACCCGAACTCCGAGGTGCAACGGGTGTGGATCGATTGGTTCAAGAAGTTTTTCAAGATATCGCGCGACCTGGGGGCCGAGGGGGCGGGCAGCCACTTCGGGATCATGAGCGTGCGCGACAACGCGGACCCTGCGATGCGCGAGAAGCGGATCGGTCAGGCGGTCGACGCGTGGCGCGACTTGTCCGTGTTCGGCGCGGAAATTGGGTTGAAGTACCTGTTGTTCGAACCGATGTCCGTCCCGCGCGAGGTGGCGGAGACCATCACGGCTACCGAAGACGTTTTGCGGCGGTGCGCGGACGGTTTTGCGATTCCGATGCGGGCGTGCCTCGACGTGGACCACGGGGATTTGCAGTCCACCGATCCGCGCGACACAGACCCGCACGCGTGGATTCGCGCGTTTGGCACGGTGTCGCCGTGCATTCACATCAAGCAGAGTCTACGCGATAAGGGCGGGCACTATCCGTTCACGGCGAAGTACAACGAGCAGGGAAAGATCGTGCCGGAGGAAATCCTCGCGACAATGCGGGAGTCGGGAATCGACGAGTGCACCCTGCTGCTCGAGATCAGCCACCGCGAACGGTGGCCCACGGATTATACGGTGGTGTCGGATTTGAAGGAGTCGGTCGAATATTGGCGGCCCGCAGTAGAAGCGGCAAGCCACATTAATTAGGGACAGCCACCTATTATTTCATCAAATAATAGGTGGCTGTCCCTAGTTAAATCTCTTCCTTCACCCAGCGGCCGGATAGGGCGAAGTAGGAGGCGAGCAGTATGAGTTCGATGCTGCCGAAGGCGATCTTGACCCAGTACGGAACGACCGGTTCGTGGTATTGCGAGAACCATGCTTCGATGATCGCTGCCCATACGAGCATGAGCGATACGCCGAACACGAGCGTGACGAGGTCGGGCGTAATCTCGCGTAGCCTTCCGCGCAACGAAATACGCGATCCCCATCCGATCATCGCGCGGCCAAGCAGGATTCCGCCTTGGCCCGCGAGCAGTATTGCGGGAATCTCGAACGCGCCGTGCGGCAGGAGCCATGCGACGAGGAAGGTGCCTTCGCCGGCGAGGAAGTAATCGACGGTGACCGCGCCAAGCAGCACGCCATTGATAAAAAGCAGCAGCACGGTGCCGATGCCCCAGGAAATCCCGAACCCCATTGCGCGGATTGACACGCTGACGTTGTTTTGTATGTAGAAACTCGTGCCCTGCGCCTTGGTGCCCGCGCGCAGATCGAAGGCGCGCTCTCTTTCTTCGATGCGCACGCGTTCGCGCGGATCCATTCTGAGGTGTGGGTACGGCAGGAGCACGTCCTTCGCCCCGGGATCGAAGGCGAGCGCGCCGCCGCCGAGCATCATGCCCGCGAGTGTGATAGCTGTGGATAGCATGAACGCCCAGCCGTGTTTGCGGAACGTTTTCGGCAACGTGACAAACAGCCAGTAGACCGGCGCGAGCCGGTGCGGGCGCCCGCGGACTTCGTGAATGTGTCCGTATGCGCGGCTGACCACGCTTTCGAGGTAGCGGGTGAGATCGGGTTCGGAGGCAAACGTTTTCAACTTGGCGAGATCCGTGGAAGCGCGTTCGTAGAGGTAGTGCAGGCGCCGCGCCGCCAGCAGATCGGGCTCGTAGGTCGAGTCCTGCTCCATGCGCTCGAGCGACTTCTCGAGTTCGGCCCAGTAGGGGCGCTCATCGCGGAGAAAGCGCTGGAGATCGATGATCATCGAGAACGCTCCGGGACGGCGGTGGTGAGTCGACAATTTTGGATTTTGGATTTTGGATTAGGGATTAAGGCGATCGACGAAGCAACGGACCTTGCGCAGATCCGCACCAGGTGAAAGGACGTAAACGACAAAAGGAACGTAAACGATTTGAGCCCGAGAAGAAAGGCCGATAACGGACTCATCGAGACCGTGTGAGCGTGAAAGCACCCAGGTGACGCATGGAGCGCGGATCGGGTGGATTCTTCAATCCAGAATCGAAAATCCAAAATGCAAAAAGAGCGGGCCCGATCGCCCGACTTCTCGAATTGCGCAACCCTCTTCATCAGATGAGTTGCCTTTGCTTAACATTGGTGTATTGCGTGACGATTTCGGCGCACATGCGCTCGTTGTCGAGCAGGAAGAAGCCAACGCCCATGCGTTGTAGCACGCGATCGACTTCGCGAAGATCGTGCCACATCATGTGCCCAGCCAAATGCTGGTAAATGTCGGCTTGCGTCTCGACGTTGGGATCGGTGAACAGCGGGCGCACGCCGGGCGGTGTCATCATGCCGACGAGGCACAGGTGTTGGCGCCGCACCATCTCGATGTTTCTAGCGAAGCTTTCCTTGAGGACGGTGTCGTCAAGATTGGTAAGAAACAACAGCATCGCGCGGCGGCGCAGGCGCAAACGCAGGAACGT from Candidatus Hydrogenedentota bacterium includes the following:
- a CDS encoding protein kinase, whose protein sequence is MGLISWYWNDFLGMTILLPIFQKIGFNASALPGFIIPLIKLVLTLVFLYVIQLILRRAIKVLRGGGFRGDSLIDSADVRALQNAAGGNEFQQTLMAARDIDATIAPLKKAKNYMRMAEVYASMNRHKEAAKWFRKAGDRKRSAMELAKTGNTLKAAKMLMKEGDFGNAANFFAEKGKFVEAAKAYERSGLIAKAAGVYAKAGSYGPSMEAYKNYFSNPKDTADAQLAAADECIKVLDTEPGKSKISADQRKGLVPLLAAQFETAKRYDHAATLYKEVGNFDRAGEVYLLAGKLEDAANCKRQAGKEKEAAQIAGRFHQAKGNWRESATAYAQAGDFMNAGEMFARASDAVRAGECFERAGEVYRAGVAYAHAARYEPAIKVLQKLPENHANFDQSRALLGRCFYELHDYAHCAAALENHLLGKRVDTGNTEYFYMWALALEQLGKLDESRDILLKIRTVNVGFKDVATRISNIASRISMAAQSGQNIVGAATVYTPQPGSAAPGAAAAVATQVMQSVESNLGGRYVLEKELGRGGMGVVYLAKDSQLERPVALKFLGNLVDSSEEFRQRFVREARTAAKISHPNIIAIYDISASVGKAYIAMEYIDGPSLHKYLSGKGGLKPKEAINVMVQACSALSAIHEAGIVHRDIKPDNMLIAKGGLIKLTDFGLAKADDSRMTRTGVVMGTPSYMAPEQVLGKDADARSDIYSMGLVIYECLTGDTVFMGQDVLERQLKETPPPPGEKVQGVPAELDAVVMKCIAKDPNERYQTVRELIAALRAVPT
- a CDS encoding sugar phosphate isomerase/epimerase, with amino-acid sequence MRVKLGISTGFAINRFPEPDDWVGIVADELGLDTVQFTADLLNPFLPGDLVAREVETIAGLCARKGVRVQTTFTSQFTRVNHLMHPNSEVQRVWIDWFKKFFKISRDLGAEGAGSHFGIMSVRDNADPAMREKRIGQAVDAWRDLSVFGAEIGLKYLLFEPMSVPREVAETITATEDVLRRCADGFAIPMRACLDVDHGDLQSTDPRDTDPHAWIRAFGTVSPCIHIKQSLRDKGGHYPFTAKYNEQGKIVPEEILATMRESGIDECTLLLEISHRERWPTDYTVVSDLKESVEYWRPAVEAASHIN
- a CDS encoding stage II sporulation protein M; the protein is MIIDLQRFLRDERPYWAELEKSLERMEQDSTYEPDLLAARRLHYLYERASTDLAKLKTFASEPDLTRYLESVVSRAYGHIHEVRGRPHRLAPVYWLFVTLPKTFRKHGWAFMLSTAITLAGMMLGGGALAFDPGAKDVLLPYPHLRMDPRERVRIEERERAFDLRAGTKAQGTSFYIQNNVSVSIRAMGFGISWGIGTVLLLFINGVLLGAVTVDYFLAGEGTFLVAWLLPHGAFEIPAILLAGQGGILLGRAMIGWGSRISLRGRLREITPDLVTLVFGVSLMLVWAAIIEAWFSQYHEPVVPYWVKIAFGSIELILLASYFALSGRWVKEEI